From the genome of Solanum lycopersicum chromosome 12, SLM_r2.1:
TTCCACAAGCAATAGTTGGTTCTATTCTTGTATAAAGGTGATTGTTTGGTTGTCTTTAATCTTGTTAGGTTTTGAAATAGCTGCATATTATAAAGGTTGGCACTTTAGTACTTATGATCTTCATATTCAGCATTTGTACACAATGGCTAATCCATTAGCTGTGAAGGGTGTTTTTGATTTGCTTTATTCCATATGGGTTGTTGTTAGGGTGGAGTATTTTGCTCCCATTCTTCGATCATTGGCAAATGTGTGTATAGTACTCTTCTTTATCCAGAGTTTCGATAGATTGATCTTGTGTTTGGGTTGTTTATGGATCCGTATATGGAAGATTAAGCCGGTTTTGAAAGATAGTCCCCTGGATCTTGAAGACGGTGATGGTGGTTACTATCCTATGGTTCTTGTTCAAATCCCCATGTGTAACGAAAAAGAGgtaatttttcctattctttaAAGCTACTATAGTCTTCTTCATCTGTTTTGAGTCGAGGGTCTATTGGAAACAGTCTCTCTATCTTTTCAAGGTAGAGGTAAGGTCAGCGTTTATACCCTccatttgttgtttttgttcttgttgTATTCTTTAAGATTTCTGAATGTTGTCAATATATTGAGTAGTGGAATGGAAGGGGTCTAAATGGATATTGAGGATTCACGTAGTGAACCTTAATATAGTATGGATTGGAGCGTAGTTATGGTATCGTTGTGTTAAGTCttgttttatatgtttattGTTTGTCTGAAAATTGAGTGTTGGTTGGCAATTGGTATCAGGTTTATCAGCAAGCTATTGCAGCTATGTCTAGTTTGGAGTGGCCTAAGTCGAAACTGTTGATTCAAATTCTTGATGATTCTGACGATTCCACGACTCAAATGTTGATCAAGGAGGAGGTACATAAATGGCAGAAGGATGGTGTAAACATTGTATATCGTCATAGAGTGATTCGAGAGGGTTACAAAGCTGGCAATCTTAAGTCAGCCATGAACTGCAGCTATGTCAAAGACTACGAATTTGTTGCCATTTTCGATGCTGATTTTCAACCATCACCTGATTTTCTTAAGAGAACTGTTCCTTACTTCAAGGTATTCAAATTATCTTCATTTCTTATATGTGGTTCGCGTATAGAATACACTCATGTAGTTTGATTCATTAATTATCGCCTTTCGACTTTGAACTGTAGGATAATGAGGATATAGGGTTGGTTCAAGCAAGATGGTCCTTTGTAAACAAGGAAGAAAATCTTCTAACAAGACTGCAGCACATCAATTTGGCCTTTCATTTTGAAGTCGAACAGCAAGTGAACGGGATCTTTCTGAATTTCTTTGGATTTAACGGGACTGCTGGAGTATGGAGGATTAAGGCATTGGAAGGTTCCGGTGGTTGGTTGGAGAGAACAACAGTTGAGGATATGGACATTGCTGTTCGAGCACATCTCCACGGATGGAAATTCATCTTTCTTAATGATGTCGAGGTACTTTTCCTCACTCGTTGCTAACTTCTCACTAGTAAATGCTTCTTTAGAATGTAAAAGACTTTCTTGGATCGATCATTTTCAGTGCCAGTGTGAGGTACCAGAATCATACGAAGCGTATAGGAAGCAGCAACATAGATGGCATTCAGGGCCAATGCAGTTGTTCCGTCTTTGTTTTCCTGCCATCCTTGAATCAAATGTATATAACTCATTCCACTTATCGAATATCCATCTATGATCTATCTACGTATGATAATTCTCGTACTGTCTGACATATTATGCTTCCGAATTTGGTTATTGCAGATAAGCATTTGGAAGAAAGGCAACTTGATATTCCTTTTCTTCCTCCTAAGGAAACTGATACTTCCATTTTACTCTTTCACTTTGTTCTGTATAATCCTCCCTATAACCATGTTCGTTCCCGAGGCTACACTCCCTACGTGGGTTGTCTCTTACGTCCCCGCCACAATGTCATTTCTCAACATACTCCCGTCCCCTAAATCCTTCCCTTTCATCGTACCATATCTCTTATTCGAGAACACAATGTCTGTGACAAAGTTCAATGCCATGATCTCAGGCCTCTTCCAACTTGGAAGTTCTTATGAGTGGATCGTAACCAAGAAATCAGGACGTTCATCCGAGGGTGACCTTTCGTTATTGGTTGATGAAAAACCAAAACATCAAAGAGGTACTTCAGAGCCTAATTTAGGAGACTTAAAGGAGGAAATTAAGCAAAAAGCACGAAAGTCTTCACGGAAGAAGAAACACAAcagaatatataaaaaagaattggCTTTAGCCTTCTTGTTATTGACAGCTGCAGTTAGGAGCCTACTATCAGCTCAAGGTATCCACTTTTACTTCTTGCTGTTTCAAGGTATATCATTCCTTCTCGTAGGGCTAGACTTGATCGGTGAACAGGTAGACTAGTCGAATATAAATAGGCTTTCATCGCCATGGGGATATACTATCTCAGCTCAACTGTCAAATCAAAGACAGGATAACGCTGAGCATAGCATTGGCGCGAtatgtaaaattttgaaaaaaactgGGCTAACTCTGGATGAAATGATGGCTCTATTGCCTCTGCTCCGAACGTTAACCCTCTCAAACACCAAGATCATCAAGATGTGTTGGAACAAATAGTAGAAAAACGcgtaaaaacatatatttgaatacAAAAAACCATCAAGAATGGTGATAATATCTCCCCCCTTTATTATCCTGTTTTACATTTTTggattcttttgttcttttttagtACATTGTTTTTGTAAGTTGTAGAAAGTTAAAACACCATAGCAGCATACATCTTTTTTCTTCTACACAAACAATAGTTATTGTAGCAAAAACTTATGTCTTGTAAATAAAGTATTGTTTGTACATTTTCACAGAAAACTCTCTGTCTTTGTATCTGTCATGTACCAAAAGAGCCAATTTTGTTTATTCACGTAAGCAGTAATGATTCTGATATGCTTCCCTGTGCATATAGTTTTCCGACATTAACTTGAAAGATCTAAACTTTTAAGCTTTTCTATCGACAGAAGTCATGAGAGATATTCGCGATAAGTCTTAAACAATATGAATCTGAATTAACAAGACCTCATAAGCGGATGCTAAATATGAGTATTTTGATATAGTTATTTATTGTCTCTAACTCCCTGTTGTTCATCCTGTATTCGAAGgatacttagaacaaaaaactttgaaaaatttggtaacaaataacaaagtttaaagaatattttcaaaactagaaaatGAAAATCAGC
Proteins encoded in this window:
- the LOC101254463 gene encoding probable xyloglucan glycosyltransferase 12: MAPPFSWWGGKETQRGTPVVVKMENPNNWSMVELETPSEDGSFLLTKGEKVKNKNAKQLTWVLLLKAHKAAGCLTSIASALFSFGSVIRRRVATGKTDSSTSNSWFYSCIKVIVWLSLILLGFEIAAYYKGWHFSTYDLHIQHLYTMANPLAVKGVFDLLYSIWVVVRVEYFAPILRSLANVCIVLFFIQSFDRLILCLGCLWIRIWKIKPVLKDSPLDLEDGDGGYYPMVLVQIPMCNEKEVYQQAIAAMSSLEWPKSKLLIQILDDSDDSTTQMLIKEEVHKWQKDGVNIVYRHRVIREGYKAGNLKSAMNCSYVKDYEFVAIFDADFQPSPDFLKRTVPYFKDNEDIGLVQARWSFVNKEENLLTRLQHINLAFHFEVEQQVNGIFLNFFGFNGTAGVWRIKALEGSGGWLERTTVEDMDIAVRAHLHGWKFIFLNDVECQCEVPESYEAYRKQQHRWHSGPMQLFRLCFPAILESNISIWKKGNLIFLFFLLRKLILPFYSFTLFCIILPITMFVPEATLPTWVVSYVPATMSFLNILPSPKSFPFIVPYLLFENTMSVTKFNAMISGLFQLGSSYEWIVTKKSGRSSEGDLSLLVDEKPKHQRGTSEPNLGDLKEEIKQKARKSSRKKKHNRIYKKELALAFLLLTAAVRSLLSAQGIHFYFLLFQGISFLLVGLDLIGEQVD